The DNA sequence aatgagatccgcccggcctcataatccagatatatcccgactctgttactggagatataGCAGAGTAAGGAGATCAGTTTACAGTCATGTATCACCCCATACAGATCACCATTCCTATACAAACACCAGGACTTGTTATTATTTCCAATCCATGACTGCACTCTTTGTCTcttgtctatactggggtaacacatcccgactctccatccatctgatcccccgacatccacttcccagtaatgtctccctgaggagaaaccctgactgctcaacacctgagaccaatactgaaatctctctggtgtttctggacgattctgGTCTATATGTAACCTGGATACAGTTTTCCTATCATCTGATACATATAGAGAATTATGAGCTGTGTTTATATCCAGTAATATAGTTGCTGCAtcctgtatatagaagtatacatttacctctgttattatatcagataaacctgtgtgtaatgtgtgcgaTATCCcagccacatccagaccccctccatcatggaggagtttctCATGTCTCCCTCtatcctcattatctccatcctcagtatcacacaagtcacctgtgtctgtttcctgtaagacagtcagtggatccgtcatgttacaaagctcctcaatgtgacgcatcttcctgAACAACTCATCCTTCTTTCTTTCCAGATCCTGGATtgagatggagatccgctctgcccgcTCAGAGATCTCCCTctggactctcttctccaggtcttccagacgtctcctgagatctctaaacagggcagtgactctctcggtgtcaccagctgcCATTTCTTCTACTttgctcctgtgttcctgcagactctggactctttcctctgtctcctctctctttgtcagaagtttctgcagaacattcctctgAGTCcgcttcttcttctcagaagcctcatccagtgactCCATCTCATGTCCCTTATGTCCTCCAATCATACAAGACACACAGATACAGGTAtgatcctcagtgcagtaatactccaggatcttcttatggacggagcatttcctgctctccatggacaaggtggggtcacataagatgtgttctggggactttttgtggactctcaggtgtttatcacacagagaaacctcacagagcagacaggatctaacagcaggtacaggagagtccacacagtaagtacagaagaccccggactcctcctgatctggctgagcagacaggaaattcttCACTATGTTATGTAGTTTGATGTTCCTCTGTAGTGCAGACcgatcctgaaacttctctctgcattcaggacagaaatatcctccagacccctcctgtgtatccagcacacgatcaatacagacccggcagaagttgtgtccacactTCAgcgttacaggatctgtataaatgtccaaacaaagggaacattccagctcagcttTCAGATCAGCAGATGCCATTGCGGGCAGCAGAAGAGAGAAGTAAAATGAAATGCCAATAAGGATGAATACAGTTGTGTTTGAATGCAATCTCCAACACAACACAGGGCGGGGCTGGGTTGAGTTGATAATATCAGACATGAACATCAGTGTGCAGAAGAGGGAGGTTTTTCATAGAGGTAAATATTATCATACTTCCCAGCTGTAGAAGACAGAAAGAGGGAAAGATGGGTATAGAGAAGAAACTCAGCGCACTAAGGTGAAAGGTGAACGTGGTTGCATCACGCTAAAAAAGGAGTGTGCTTATATAGAGTCTGAGACTATTCACACTGTACATTGCATGCATGTGCCACAGCCCTTGTACCCTCAAAATATGCCCCTTATTTATGGTGCCAACACCCTGACATGCAGAAAATGATGATGATTTTCTTTAGATACAATGTAATTGGTTATTTGAAATACATATTTTGTAATATCCAAAACAAACCTCATGTGGGGCTAGTGTTTCAGATTTGCCATCGGGCTCTGCCCACAGTCTGTGTCACCGGTTGCTAGGAGGCTGTTGGCTTCACAgccttaaaaaggaagtaaactctcccactcggatgctgcttttcatttagtccattataataagtgtcagaacatttggggttaaaagaatttatattcatatatatataggcctttatattgaatatttttcaaacgaacatgagaggagccattttggctctaaagttgaatcagagttcacagcccatgaataggcattgttgcaaaagttgctttatgtcttgagactgtgtaaaaatagcagtatcccaggttatatgtcttttgtctttgacacttatagataaggggagttggtacaaacttacagtctgcaaaactaaatagtattttcagaaCAAACCACGTAACAAaaaaagggcttatccacaaatgatatattttaaataataatgtttcttttatacatctttacagtgtatctttattaggtaatattaTATAAACCTGTTTACTACACATATATTATTAATAGAGTGCAAATATGGTATCTTATTTAGGAACCATTCATGAATAACTGGTTGGCTTATCGTAAGAATCCTGACTACACTTTCATGGCATTTACAAccccagttaattgtgtggggtatattttctcatacacatatattttaagaagcgccaggacggctggggatattgacacttgattgtcaaccattagacaattagtgatgttttgctaagccaaggtcagaaagtcatgtcaatcacatttaaagtaatttctgatccaacaccgcccctaagaggctgaaattggtaattattcaaaatggcgttGGTCTTGGTTGTCAAGGTAATATATAAACTccatcgtcatatgacatcatccattaCATAGTAATGAGACCCACACCCACTTTTGGGGTGAGATAAAAAGGAGAGGCAAATAGCAGAAAGGGAGCTATGGGAAAGGAGCTATGGGAAGGTCTGGAGGAGCTCTGAGGATTGCTGGACGGGTCTGTCTCTAAggtggaaagaagtctcttttgggacttgcttctcaaactgacagaattcttaaagacttggtaaagtattaatctttccaatgtatgcctttttaggtaattgaagtttggttgagcatattcttgactaatccaatccattgttagttctgcTTTGAGTGAAATGAATTCTGACTGCAGcatgaatttgttttgcttctaaaccaagggagatacatatatattgttatatctcacaatactgactttaaagttttagaattggattggttatagtatgtgttaaaccattgattcattctaaatctaaaatataagctttgatcaaattatcaagctgtgcacaatataacaatttttgtttgtgcatttaagagtgtaataagaaggtctgttggttttgagaagagatcacatcatagtattaaggtaaacaatatttgtttacacaagtTCGTGAAGTCACAGAAGGCTATTCACAAGTTACCAGgtttaaaatgtacaagtatcatttaagtattgaaatgtggtattttgttataagaaattgaataagagaattgtgaatattatctgaaccatcatttatctttgatatgtagaagtatatcaatttatttgttttatcacaaaatatacctgatattattttgcactgtatttttagtaaataaatatatatttttaagcaacatcatttgtatcacttgtcttcaaaatag is a window from the Aquarana catesbeiana isolate 2022-GZ linkage group LG03, ASM4218655v1, whole genome shotgun sequence genome containing:
- the LOC141133609 gene encoding E3 ubiquitin-protein ligase TRIM39-like; protein product: MFMSDIINSTQPRPVLCWRLHSNTTVFILIGISFYFSLLLPAMASADLKAELECSLCLDIYTDPVTLKCGHNFCRVCIDRVLDTQEGSGGYFCPECREKFQDRSALQRNIKLHNIVKNFLSAQPDQEESGVFCTYCVDSPVPAVRSCLLCEVSLCDKHLRVHKKSPEHILCDPTLSMESRKCSVHKKILEYYCTEDHTCICVSCMIGGHKGHEMESLDEASEKKKRTQRNVLQKLLTKREETEERVQSLQEHRSKVEEMAAGDTERVTALFRDLRRRLEDLEKRVQREISERAERISISIQDLERKKDELFRKMRHIEELCNMTDPLTVLQETDTGDLCDTEDGDNEDRGRHEKLLHDGGGLDVAGISHTLHTGLSDIITEVNVYFYIQDAATILLDINTAHNSLYVSDDRKTVSRLHIDQNRPETPERFQYWSQVLSSQGFSSGRHYWEVDVGGSDGWRVGMCYPSIDKRQRVQSWIGNNNKSWCLYRNGDLYGVIHDCKLISLLCYISSNRVGIYLDYEAGRISFYDLCDPIQHLRTFTTTFTEPLHAGILVGRGCIKICGGNQKI